The genomic region tcctctgtgtaaagaagttacctctcggGTCTCTCTTAAACCTCTCCCCTCTTATCCTGTATCTGTGCCCCCTAGTTTTGGACGTCTCAATCCTGGgatcatccaccatttccactgacacCTTGTTCAGACCACACTCTACCATCTTCTGAGTCTGGTCTGAGTTGGGCTGCACTTAGAGGGGCTGGGGATGTTAGAGGTGGGTGGAGAACGCCAGTGGGTTCTGCCTGAGGCCGATTGCCAGCAGTTCTATATGTACTCGTGCATGAAGAGTGGCCAAGGCAGGTGCTGTTCCTGTGGGTCCACACACTGGTGCAGGGATCTGTGGTGAGAAGAGAAGTCGGGGGAGCCGGGTGGGAGATTCACTGTTCAATGtcttttcttcctctctccccacgcactgactcagttcctcaggttacagtgccagcaacctgggttcaattcaattcccgctgtaaggagttggtacgttcaGCCCAcgactgcatgggcttcctccgggtgctccagtttcctcccacattccaaagatgtacggttatgttgtgggcacgctatgttggtgtgGGAGGTAATGGCGACAGCTGCGGGCTgcattggtcattgatgcaaaacgatgcatttcactgtatgttttctacaggtgacaaataaagctaatctgatcCAGTTGAACTGAATTTCTCTTTCTGCAGGGGTGCCACTGACTGTAGTTGTGACTGTTGCAGGTGTCGATGATGGCGGTCGATGACATGTATCAGGATCTGCCTCTTATGGAAAAGGACCGATATTGGAATGAGTCCAATCCTCGGCCCCCGTACACCGCCGCCACCGTCTTTGTGCTGCAGAAGCCCTCCTTCCAGGGCTCCACCTTCGACATGACGTGAGTCATTGCAACACCAAACGCAGCAGAGCCACGCTTCACCCAACCTTCTTCCCAGCCCTGTGCAGTCTACTTTTAGCTACCATGGACCAATGGAGAAGTACTGCTCTGACACTGCTCTGCCTTCAGATCTTTTCTGTGTGCTTTATGGTCAGTTAGGTAAAAAGagaaaaagtgcagaggagatttacaagatgtGTCCAGGGTTTGAAGGTCTGAGACACAGAGACAGCCTGAGCAGGTTAAGAGTTTATAGGGAAACagaagagatcttatagaggtatataaagccGTGAGGAGCACAGATAGGGTCAATGTGCATAGTTTCTTTTCGCCTcagagttggggaatcaagaacaacAGGGcagaagtttaaggtgagaggggagagatttaataggaacctaagTGGCAACTTTTCCACAGAGGGGTGGTCTgcctatggaatgagctgcctgaggaaatggttgagacagatacaataacaacatttaaaaggcatgtaGATGTAGATATGTACACCGATAGGAGCTGTTTAGAGGTGTATGGAAGTACAGGGGTAACTGGGACTGCGTAGATAGATGCCTCCTTCAGGATTTACCAACTAGCTCAAAAGGCATGGTTCCCACTCCATGAGGAAATTCCGTtcgtttgtatttatttatttagagatacagtgtggaacaggcccttctggccagcAGCCCactaacccaatcacaggaccATTAACCTTCTAATCCGTCCATCTTGTTCTGTGGGGAGGAAAGCGGGAGCAGGCAGAGGAAACCCACCCGCTCACTGGGAGGACATACCAACTTCTTCTGGAGGATGCTGATTTgaactgaactctgacaccctgaggtGTAATATCGTTTGGCTACACCACTGTGGCGACCCTCAGCAGAATTATCATATCTTATAGTGACACAGGGAAGACCATTTGGTCTGTTAAGTTCACGCACCTTTCCTCCCTGTAATCCTGTAATTTCCCTCAACCACCATACCTCAATTCCCTTTCGCCAAACTGATAGAGTCATTCATAGTATCGATGAACCCATCGACCCACgtcattgggatgtgggaagaaacgggagcacccgggAGAAACACACACCGTCATGGGTAGAACTCCACAAAGAAAGCAGCGCAGGTCGGGGTCAAACCCGAGTCCCTGTTGCTGCGACTACCCGCTACCCGCTGCACCACCTCACAGTAATGTCCCCAGGGAATGCCCCTTGGGTACAAATCGGCAGCACTTCAGCTGGTCCACTGGGATGGGCATCCTGCTGCCCCCCGCCCCCGGGATCTTGCTGTACCACACTCACAACTGTAAGAACAGCCGGCTGCGCACACGGACAAGCCCGTTGTAACTGGGTCCCTCTCTCCTAGGATTTCCAAGGATGACATGCACTTCCAGCCGATGGAAGAGATCGAGGAGAACAGGGAAGAGGGGGGCAGCCAGCATGCACCCCTCTTCAGCCGCCTGTTACCCAGCGCCCCGTCTCCAGCCAGCAATGCGCCGCGTTCTGCTCGCCACTTCCAGCTGCTGAAACGCAGGAACAGCGTCTCCTCCGACGCCTCCATGTACAGCTGCCTGTGCCAGGACACCCAGACCACGGCCTGTTCCTGTGGCACCGACTCGGAGCATAAGCCGCTAGCCCAGCTGCACTTCCTCTCGGAGGACGCCTGGCGGGGCGGGGAAGTGTCAGCAGCCAACTGCCCTCAGGTCGGCGAGAGAAAGAGCGAGGATCTGGGTACTGGCGGGCCCGGAACtcagagcagaagtgagtgcgcTCCTCCCCTTGCCGAGGAAGACCAGCTCAGTGTTTCTGCTCCGATCCCAGCCCAGGAAGGCTTGGCCCACAGAGGGGACCTGATATCCTCCTACGATGTTCCTGCCAGCGCGGAGGGACCGCTGGAGAAGCGGGACTGCAGATTCCTGTGCCCTCCAGGGAGGGCGCCTCTGCACAACTGTCCAGTCAGGGAAACCAGCCCCCCACCCTTCTGGGAACCGACGACGTCCGTTCTCGGTAACGTCTCATCTGTAGAGGGGAGCCGCACCCACCGCGGAAGCCGGGCTCTCCAGCAGCTTATTGACGCGCCGTTACTCTCCCTTTCCCCCGCTGAAGAGGAGCCGGGAGAAAAGACCGAATGGCCGAGAGTGGTCAAGCGCTCTCTGCGAGGCGACGATGTCCAAGAAAAGAGGAGCCGCCCGCAAGTGTCCGAGTCGCTGCAAGTGACTGGGGGGGACGCCGAGTCCGGAACAGCGTCCGAGCTGTGAAGCGAAAGGTATCCGGACCGTGCAGACCTCGTCTCTAATGGCTGCCCGTTAGACTTGAGCGTTCAGGTGCTGAAAACGGCACACCTGGTTTATTTTGTACAAAGGTtcagaactcagcgggtcagacagcatccgtggatGCTTGTTCTGAGGAAGCTCCCGCCCCCGACCCCGACCTGAGAGGTTCCGACATCTTCGgtgttgtttcagatttccagccccTGCAGTTTTTTCACTTTCACGTTAAAAATTCATGGTTTTAGAAGGTCTGTGCGAATATTAACGCCTGACTGGTGCATGTTTTGACGGAGGACAATGTTGGACCAGCTGTCGGGGCTCATTAAAGAGCTGAAAGCTCTTTGTGAGGTCCTGCGCGGCCCCATGAACCCTCTCCGATGACCACCTGCTTCACTCCTTTTCTCGGCTTTAGACTCCGGGTGGGACTCCTCCTGTCCAGTCAGGGCCCAGCACAGATCAGGGTGCAAATTCAGATAGTTAGTCATACAATCAGAGAACACgacaccatctagtccatgccgataGCTCTGGACACCAGCGAGTGTCACGGCCCAGAGGGGTTTCGATGAAAAGAACAGGTGTGTACGTGAGCAAAACATCTTCCCAAATCACCGATTCCTGCTGGAAATGAACCTGAAAGCCTTCACAGACCGAATCCCTTTGAAACAACTGGATCTGTTCATCCTGTACTGCTGTTTGATTTATGGTGTTACAGCAGTCGGGATCACGGAACTACGGGATGTGTACTCTGAGCAAAGGGCGCACCCAAGAGCCGAAACAAACCGCAAAGGAAAAGACAAATTGCGTACATGTTGGGAAAAGGCCACATTATCTGTAAATAATAAAAGTACACTTGACAATCACTGCATTAACAGTGGATATTATTCTCTGTACTCAAAAATATGAAGTTGAGTATTCAGATTATCGATCTTCTTCAAGACCTGAGGTGGCGGGGTCAATTCCGGTGCGGTTTATTCCCATCTAGGGGAGCAATCTCTTCAGCCGCGTTCCCTTGTCCTCATAGAAATTattctgtcttgcacattcccaTAAACTCCTCTTCGATTTTCCCCCGTTAGCTCCCGGGCAGCTGAGGGTTGTGTTTTCACGTGGTTCTGTCCTGGTGCGGTGATCTCACCGTCAGACTGAACAACCCCAGGCAAAGGATTTAACCATGCAGGTTAATTGACGACAGAGCAGTCACTGATCTTCCATAGTTGATACAGGCCGTGGCTACCGTACGGCTCTTAGAATGAGTAAATTAATTAGCTTCCTCGTGTTGCAATGGAAATGTATGTTCCGTAGCTCCCAACAATTGGCGTTCCAGTGCTCGAGGCCAAAATCAAAATGTGTTAAAACTGCTGAAATACCTGAAGGAACGCTGCACAGCAGAACCAGTTCTGCTGTCAATGATGTCTGTGCTCTGGGGAATAAAGTATCAGTGGGGTGGCGAATTCGATGCCATAAGATCACGGCTCTAAAGGAGAACGTCATGCATTTTTTGCCAAATGCAATTCTATGTGTGATAGGCTTTCCATTGCCTGTTGTATCTGACTCTAGCTGTTTAAGTACCACAATGTGATCAGGTCACAAACAAATAaagaaactttaaaaaatataaacCAATTACGTAATTTAAGGCCGAATGTAGTGAGAGTGCTAAATAATTCCCAGCCAGTCATGCAGGTAGTTGTGATTACTTTGACGGATATAATTTGTGTATAACAAAAATGAATTTTTCTGTTAACAATGTCACCCTTCCATCAGAAGCTCTGCTGTCTCTGTCTGTTCCACTCTAATCAGGCTGAGTGGTTTGCCACACAAAGAATCATTTACCCTTCTTGAACACATGCGAACACAATCGTTGAATGGATACTCCACTGTAGCCACTGGTCAATTTCCCCGCAAACCGTCAAACTGGAAATGTTCAGGATATTCTGGAGGGCGTTGGAATAGTATCTGTGATCAACAACATGCAGAGTTGCGGGCAATGACACAGTGTGAAAATGTCCAGGAGGAAAAGGTTCACTGATTATTGTTATTGCaataagggaccggatatatgaagtatttggatagacatggactaattaaggaatagtcagcaaggcttcTTGCATGGTAGGTTatgttagagttttttgaggaagttgccaAGGAAGTGGATGAGGGGGAGTGGTTGTTGTctgcaaggtatttgacaaggccCCGCATGGAGGCaggctgatcaagaaggttcagtcactcgacattcaggatgaggtagtaaattggattagacactggctttgtgggagaagccagagagtggttacctctctgactggagacctgtgactagtggagtgccgcagggatcggtgttgtttgtcatctataacaatgacctggatgatgatgtggttaagtggatcagcaattctgtGGATGACACTGAGACTGgggacagctggaaaaatggcagatggaatttaatgcagacaagtgcaaggtgttgcactccGGTgagaccagccagggtaggtcttacacagtgaatgatagggcattgaagagtgtgggagaacaaagggatctgggaattggGAGTGCAATTCCAtatttcattgaaagtgatgtcacaggtaatagggttgtaaagaaagttttggcatattggccatcataaatcaaagtattgagtacaggagatgggatgtgatgttgaagttgtataaagcattggtgaggcctaatttggagtattgtgtgcacttttggtcacctatctacaggaaagatgtaaacgagGTTgtaggagtgcagagaaaatttacaagattgttgccgggtctggaggatcccatttataaggaaagactgaataagttaggactgcattgcttggaacgtagaagattgaaaggagatttgatagaggtatacaaaattatgaggtgtattgATAGGACAAAGACAAGTGGGAATTTTTCACTGGGTTGGACTACAAtgagaggtgaaaggtgaaaggttaagggtgaaagatgaaatgtttaagaggaacatgaggggaactttctTTACTCAAGAGGgtcatgaaagtgtggaatgagctgccagcacaagtggtgcatgcaagcttgatttcaacgtgtaagtgaagtttggatagataaatACATAGATAGGAGGTTTATGAAGGGCTATcg from Mobula hypostoma chromosome 29, sMobHyp1.1, whole genome shotgun sequence harbors:
- the best2 gene encoding bestrophin-2, which encodes MTITYTARVANVRFCSFSKLLVLWKGSIYKLLYKEFLVFSFMYAVLSIAYRFLLLEEQKRYFEKLALYCNHYANLIPMAFVLGFYVTLVVNRWWNQYTSIPLPDRLMCVISGNVHGADERGRLLRRTMMRYASLSALLILRSVSTAVIKRFPTMDHVVEAGFMTKEERKKYESLHSPYNKYWIPCVWFTNLAAKGRKEGRIKDDSAFKLLMEELNTFRAKCSLLFHYDWISIPLVYTQVVTIAVYSFFLTCLIGRQFLDPAQGYAGHDIDLYIPVFTLLQFFFYAGWLKVAEQLINPFGEDDDDFETNHLIDRNFQVSMMAVDDMYQDLPLMEKDRYWNESNPRPPYTAATVFVLQKPSFQGSTFDMTISKDDMHFQPMEEIEENREEGGSQHAPLFSRLLPSAPSPASNAPRSARHFQLLKRRNSVSSDASMYSCLCQDTQTTACSCGTDSEHKPLAQLHFLSEDAWRGGEVSAANCPQVGERKSEDLGTGGPGTQSRSECAPPLAEEDQLSVSAPIPAQEGLAHRGDLISSYDVPASAEGPLEKRDCRFLCPPGRAPLHNCPVRETSPPPFWEPTTSVLGNVSSVEGSRTHRGSRALQQLIDAPLLSLSPAEEEPGEKTEWPRVVKRSLRGDDVQEKRSRPQVSESLQVTGGDAESGTASEL